Proteins encoded by one window of Mycolicibacterium cosmeticum:
- a CDS encoding alpha-amylase family glycosyl hydrolase — protein sequence MTDPDWVAHAIWWQIYPLGFVGAFPADPPPRPDEHRLLRIADWLDHAVQLGCSGIALGPIFASRTHGYDTTDHYRIDPRLGDDADFDRLVDEARRRGLRILLDGVFNHVGTDFPRYRQALDQPEGGDTRWFRRSRDGFATFEGHGELIALNHGNPEVVDYTVDVMTHWLDRGADGWRLDAAYAVPERFWAAVLPAVRERHPRAWFVGEVIHGDYPAQVQAAGFDSVTQYELWKAVWSSLNDGNFHELDWALRRHDEFLDTFVPLTFVGNHDVTRIASRLDDPRHLEHALVLLLTTGGTPSIYAGDEWGWQAVKEERAGGDDAIRPEFGPRPTDHSDTLQLHQYLIGLRRRHPWLHTARTEAIAVSNTGYVYRTAADGGELTVALNVGAEPLRATLPRPGQIVAGSGAPPPDHVSDVVVPPHGWVIVASR from the coding sequence ATGACGGATCCGGATTGGGTGGCCCACGCCATCTGGTGGCAGATCTATCCGCTCGGGTTCGTCGGCGCCTTCCCGGCCGATCCACCGCCGCGCCCGGATGAGCACCGGCTGTTGCGCATCGCGGACTGGCTGGACCACGCCGTACAGCTCGGCTGCTCGGGAATCGCGCTCGGACCGATCTTCGCCTCGCGCACGCACGGGTACGACACCACCGACCACTACCGGATCGACCCCCGCCTCGGCGACGACGCGGACTTCGACCGGCTCGTCGACGAAGCCCGCCGGCGTGGTCTGCGGATCCTGCTCGACGGTGTCTTCAACCACGTCGGCACCGACTTCCCGCGCTACCGCCAGGCCCTGGACCAACCAGAGGGCGGTGACACCCGGTGGTTCCGCCGATCGCGGGACGGGTTCGCCACCTTCGAGGGCCACGGTGAGCTGATCGCGCTCAACCACGGCAATCCCGAGGTGGTGGACTACACCGTCGACGTGATGACGCACTGGCTGGACCGGGGCGCCGACGGCTGGCGGCTGGACGCGGCATATGCGGTACCGGAACGGTTCTGGGCCGCCGTGCTCCCGGCCGTCCGGGAACGCCATCCGCGGGCCTGGTTCGTCGGCGAGGTGATCCACGGTGACTACCCGGCGCAGGTGCAGGCGGCGGGCTTCGACTCGGTGACGCAATACGAACTGTGGAAGGCCGTCTGGAGCAGCCTCAACGACGGCAACTTCCACGAACTGGACTGGGCGTTGCGCCGCCACGACGAATTCCTGGACACCTTCGTTCCGCTCACCTTCGTCGGCAACCACGACGTCACGCGGATCGCCAGCCGTCTCGACGACCCGCGCCACCTGGAACACGCCCTGGTGCTGTTGCTCACCACCGGCGGCACGCCCAGCATCTACGCCGGCGACGAATGGGGGTGGCAGGCCGTCAAAGAGGAGCGAGCCGGCGGCGACGACGCCATCCGCCCCGAATTCGGCCCGCGCCCAACGGATCACAGCGACACCTTGCAGTTGCACCAATACCTCATCGGCTTGCGGCGCCGGCACCCGTGGTTGCACACCGCCCGCACGGAAGCCATCGCGGTCAGCAACACCGGTTACGTGTACCGCACCGCCGCCGACGGTGGCGAGCTGACCGTCGCGCTCAACGTCGGCGCCGAGCCGTTGCGGGCCACCCTGCCCCGGCCGGGACAGATCGTCGCCGGGTCGGGTGCGCCGCCGCCGGATCACGTTTCCGACGTCGTGGTGCCGCCACACGGCTGGGTGATCGTCGCGTCCCGCTGA
- a CDS encoding cupin domain-containing protein, producing the protein MIRCVRLWTGADGGSHVDVGTLDMTPGRNADLVSAAMAAAHVTVEETAGGGSLAWHTAPVRQLVVTLAGTLRFCTRDEETFLLHPGDVLLAEDTTGTGHQWELVGADPWRRMYVVLAPGAEVPFVPV; encoded by the coding sequence ATGATCCGATGTGTGCGGTTGTGGACCGGTGCTGACGGTGGCTCGCATGTGGACGTGGGCACGCTGGACATGACACCCGGCCGCAACGCGGATCTGGTGTCGGCGGCGATGGCGGCCGCCCATGTCACGGTGGAGGAGACCGCGGGCGGCGGATCGCTGGCCTGGCACACCGCGCCGGTGCGTCAGCTGGTGGTGACCCTGGCCGGCACGCTGCGGTTCTGCACCCGCGACGAGGAGACGTTCCTGCTGCACCCCGGTGACGTGCTGTTGGCCGAGGACACCACCGGGACGGGCCACCAATGGGAACTCGTCGGCGCCGACCCGTGGCGCCGGATGTACGTCGTGCTCGCGCCCGGCGCCGAGGTCCCGTTCGTCCCTGTGTGA
- a CDS encoding nucleoside deaminase, with translation MSISAQDLEYLRRCVELAGSALDDGDEPFGSLLVDATGRTRFEDRNRVAGGDATRHPEFAIARWAVEHLTPEERRAATVYTSGEHCPMCAAAHAWVGLGRIVYAASSAQLSRWCTEWGTPPAPVAPLPIGTVAPGIHTDGPADELTERMRALYEAKFRP, from the coding sequence GTGTCCATCAGTGCGCAAGACCTCGAATATCTGCGCCGCTGCGTCGAACTGGCCGGGTCGGCACTCGACGACGGCGACGAGCCGTTCGGTTCCCTGCTGGTCGACGCGACCGGTCGGACCCGCTTCGAGGACCGCAACAGGGTGGCCGGCGGCGATGCCACCCGGCACCCCGAATTCGCCATCGCCCGGTGGGCCGTCGAGCACCTGACGCCCGAGGAGCGGCGCGCGGCCACGGTGTACACCTCGGGCGAGCACTGCCCGATGTGCGCGGCGGCCCACGCCTGGGTGGGGCTCGGGCGCATCGTGTACGCGGCGTCCTCGGCGCAACTGAGCCGGTGGTGCACCGAGTGGGGTACCCCGCCGGCGCCCGTGGCACCGCTGCCCATCGGCACCGTCGCGCCCGGCATCCACACCGACGGTCCGGCCGACGAACTCACCGAGCGGATGCGCGCCCTGTACGAAGCGAAGTTCCGGCCATGA
- a CDS encoding allophanate hydrolase — translation MGTATNGPSIGPSIAEILDSHAGGTGSPVKTAARVADAIAARGDDGTWLSTVRRDELLAAATEIENRPGARTLPLYGVPFGVKDSIDVAGVPTTLSCPDYAYIAEHTAPAVQRLLDAGALYVGKTNLDQFATGLNGTRTPYTVPRSVFGAELISGGSSSGSALAVALGQVPFAVATDTAGSGRVPAALNGVVGFKPSRGLISTVGLVPACKSLDCLSVMAGCIDDVDRVFDVLAGRDDGDPWSRDRGPRYDGAPIRVGLPPVAELEFFGDDAMRAAHLGFREHLERQAVTVEVSLAPFLAAGTLLYQGPWVAERLVEFGDFLAEHPDSIHPVVRDIFRSGLNYTAVDAFAALQKLQDLKAEVGRLWQSMDVLVVPTIGTTFTVEQVLARPIDCNTMLGHYTHFGNLLDLLGVAVPLGVTSDGRPYSAMLLGDALSDDTVLTLAAQILDEPRTATVAAGAATESTVKEQI, via the coding sequence ATGGGAACAGCCACCAACGGGCCGTCGATCGGACCGTCGATCGCCGAGATCCTCGACTCGCACGCCGGCGGCACCGGCTCGCCGGTCAAGACCGCGGCCCGGGTCGCCGACGCCATCGCCGCCCGGGGTGACGACGGGACCTGGTTGTCCACCGTTCGCCGTGACGAATTGCTGGCCGCCGCCACCGAGATCGAGAACCGCCCCGGGGCACGGACTTTGCCGTTGTACGGTGTGCCGTTCGGGGTCAAGGACAGTATCGACGTCGCCGGCGTCCCCACCACGCTGTCCTGTCCCGACTACGCCTACATCGCCGAGCACACCGCACCGGCGGTGCAGCGACTGCTGGACGCGGGCGCGCTCTACGTCGGCAAGACCAACCTCGACCAGTTCGCCACCGGACTCAACGGCACGCGCACCCCGTACACGGTGCCGCGCAGCGTGTTCGGTGCCGAACTCATCTCCGGTGGGTCCAGCTCCGGCTCGGCCCTGGCGGTGGCACTGGGCCAGGTGCCGTTCGCCGTCGCCACCGACACCGCGGGATCCGGGCGCGTCCCGGCGGCCCTCAACGGGGTGGTCGGTTTCAAGCCCTCCCGCGGACTGATCAGCACCGTCGGGTTGGTGCCGGCCTGCAAGTCGCTGGACTGCCTCAGCGTGATGGCCGGCTGCATCGACGATGTCGACCGGGTTTTCGACGTCCTGGCCGGGCGCGACGACGGCGACCCGTGGTCGCGGGATCGCGGCCCACGGTACGACGGGGCGCCGATCCGGGTCGGGCTGCCCCCGGTCGCCGAACTCGAGTTCTTCGGTGACGACGCGATGCGCGCCGCCCACCTCGGATTCCGAGAACACCTGGAACGGCAGGCCGTCACCGTCGAGGTGTCGCTGGCACCGTTCCTGGCCGCGGGGACGCTGCTCTATCAAGGGCCGTGGGTGGCCGAACGCCTGGTCGAGTTCGGCGATTTCCTTGCCGAACACCCGGATTCGATCCATCCGGTGGTCCGCGACATCTTTCGCAGCGGCCTGAACTACACCGCGGTGGACGCGTTCGCCGCCCTGCAGAAGCTGCAGGATCTCAAGGCCGAGGTCGGCCGGCTGTGGCAGTCCATGGACGTGTTGGTGGTGCCCACCATCGGCACCACCTTCACCGTCGAGCAGGTGCTCGCGCGGCCCATCGACTGCAACACGATGCTGGGCCACTACACGCATTTCGGCAATCTGCTCGACCTGCTCGGCGTCGCGGTGCCGCTCGGGGTGACCAGCGACGGGCGGCCCTACAGCGCGATGCTGCTGGGCGATGCGCTCTCCGACGACACGGTGCTGACGCTGGCCGCGCAGATCCTCGACGAACCCCGGACCGCCACCGTGGCAGCCGGAGCCGCCACCGAATCGACCGTCAAGGAGCAGATATGA
- a CDS encoding tetratricopeptide repeat protein: MSTATEPYYDLGSYHRPVETPEPQAQVWFDRGMVWAYAFNHEEAVHCFERALALDPDLAIARWGIAYAVGPNYNKAWEAFDPVDLAASLARARTELALAATGRASVVERELIDALTVRFPTDDPGDAAALEAGHGAYADAMARVAAEHPGDVDVAALAADALLNVTAWALWDSATGAPAPGSRVLAAVRILDDALGTETGRAHPGVLHLYLHALEMSAHPEDALPAADLLRGLVPDAGHLQHMPSHIDVLCGDYRSSILANQAAVHADRRFVRREGPLNFYSLYRAHDLHFVVYSAMFEGRSRVALDAADELSAQLTPELLAIESPPMADWLEAFVPLRVHVLVRFGRWDELIATPLPDDQQLYCTTTATVHYGRGVAHAAKAQLPQAHAERAALAAAYDRIPDTRYLFNNTSRDILAIAVAMLDGEIAYREQRFDDAFTHLRAAIALDDALPYDEPWGWMQPTRHAYGALLLEQGHVEEAAAVYAADLGLDGTLRRSCQHPGNVWSLHGYHECLQRLGRDAEAAIIGQQLTLATARADVPVLASCACRLDVVTTAKGCCH, encoded by the coding sequence GTGAGCACAGCAACCGAGCCCTACTACGATTTGGGTTCCTACCACCGGCCCGTCGAGACACCCGAGCCGCAGGCCCAGGTGTGGTTCGACCGGGGCATGGTCTGGGCGTACGCCTTCAATCACGAAGAAGCGGTGCACTGTTTCGAGCGTGCGCTCGCCCTCGATCCCGATCTGGCCATCGCCCGCTGGGGCATCGCGTACGCGGTCGGCCCGAACTACAACAAGGCCTGGGAGGCGTTCGATCCGGTGGACCTGGCCGCGTCCCTGGCCCGGGCCCGCACCGAACTGGCCCTGGCGGCGACCGGGCGCGCCTCGGTGGTGGAGCGGGAACTGATCGACGCGCTCACCGTCCGCTTCCCGACCGACGATCCCGGTGACGCGGCGGCGCTGGAGGCCGGGCACGGCGCCTACGCCGACGCGATGGCCCGGGTTGCCGCGGAGCACCCCGGCGATGTCGACGTCGCCGCGCTGGCGGCCGACGCGCTGCTCAACGTCACCGCGTGGGCACTGTGGGACAGCGCGACCGGCGCGCCCGCCCCCGGTTCCCGGGTGCTGGCGGCCGTGCGCATCCTGGACGACGCGCTGGGCACCGAAACCGGGCGCGCGCATCCGGGTGTGCTGCATCTGTATCTGCACGCGCTGGAAATGTCGGCGCACCCCGAGGACGCGCTGCCGGCGGCCGATCTGCTGCGCGGCCTGGTGCCCGATGCCGGCCACCTGCAGCACATGCCCAGCCATATCGACGTGCTGTGCGGCGACTACCGGTCCTCGATCCTGGCCAACCAGGCCGCGGTGCACGCCGACCGCCGATTCGTGCGGCGCGAGGGCCCGCTGAACTTCTATTCGCTGTACCGGGCGCACGATCTGCACTTCGTGGTGTATTCGGCGATGTTCGAGGGGCGGTCGCGGGTGGCACTCGACGCCGCCGACGAGTTGTCCGCTCAGCTGACCCCCGAGCTGCTGGCGATCGAATCCCCGCCGATGGCCGACTGGCTGGAGGCGTTCGTGCCGCTGCGGGTGCACGTGCTGGTGCGGTTCGGGCGCTGGGACGAACTGATCGCCACCCCGCTGCCGGATGACCAGCAGCTGTACTGCACCACCACCGCCACCGTCCACTACGGCCGGGGTGTCGCGCACGCCGCCAAGGCGCAACTCCCCCAAGCCCATGCCGAGCGGGCCGCGCTGGCGGCCGCCTACGACCGCATCCCGGACACCCGGTACCTGTTCAACAACACCAGCCGCGACATCCTGGCGATCGCGGTGGCCATGCTGGACGGTGAAATCGCCTACCGCGAACAACGTTTCGACGACGCGTTCACCCATCTGCGGGCGGCCATCGCGCTCGACGACGCGCTGCCCTACGACGAGCCGTGGGGCTGGATGCAGCCCACCCGGCACGCCTACGGGGCGCTGCTGCTGGAGCAGGGCCACGTCGAGGAGGCCGCCGCGGTGTACGCCGCCGACCTGGGCCTGGACGGCACGCTGCGCCGGTCCTGCCAGCATCCCGGCAACGTGTGGAGCCTGCACGGCTACCACGAGTGCCTGCAGCGCCTGGGCCGCGACGCCGAGGCGGCGATCATCGGTCAGCAACTCACCCTGGCCACCGCCCGCGCCGACGTACCGGTGCTGGCATCGTGCGCGTGCCGTCTCGATGTGGTCACGACCGCGAAAGGCTGCTGTCACTGA
- a CDS encoding GntR family transcriptional regulator gives MAAPRTDGSRQELPATLVDVAGNRVRDAILSGALSPGEKIVEEQLCADLGISRAPLREALRLLTQQGLVEHLPRRGSRVTDWSPSDILQLFDLRQVLERHAVELAMPLLDPDSALAPVRLALDDMACATDALDRDDAHRRFHAAVVGLAGNRQLDLVLEPILLKLQLPMAMNLREEARHHHASDGVERHRAILTALESNDADTVIAALEQHGHLRYLDLTTRGTR, from the coding sequence ATGGCGGCACCACGGACAGACGGCTCGCGGCAAGAACTACCCGCGACGCTCGTCGACGTCGCCGGAAACCGGGTACGCGACGCGATCCTGAGTGGGGCGTTGAGCCCCGGCGAGAAGATCGTCGAGGAACAACTGTGCGCGGATCTCGGCATCAGCCGGGCACCGCTGCGCGAGGCCTTGCGGCTGCTGACGCAGCAGGGTCTGGTGGAGCATCTCCCCCGGCGCGGGTCACGGGTCACCGACTGGTCCCCGTCGGACATCCTGCAGCTGTTCGACCTCCGGCAGGTCCTGGAGCGGCATGCCGTCGAACTCGCGATGCCGCTGCTCGACCCGGACTCCGCGCTGGCACCGGTCCGGTTGGCGCTCGATGACATGGCCTGTGCGACAGACGCTCTGGACCGCGACGACGCGCACCGCCGCTTCCACGCCGCGGTGGTCGGCCTGGCCGGCAACCGCCAGCTGGATCTGGTGCTGGAACCGATCCTGCTCAAACTGCAGCTGCCGATGGCGATGAACCTGCGCGAAGAAGCACGCCATCACCACGCCAGCGACGGCGTCGAGCGGCACCGGGCGATCCTGACCGCGCTGGAGTCCAATGACGCCGACACGGTCATCGCGGCGCTGGAACAGCACGGCCACCTGCGGTATCTGGACCTGACCACCCGGGGCACGCGCTAA
- a CDS encoding PaaI family thioesterase — translation MLDFTLEDLSAEDVERLRTVYRPLTESVRALIDATIRSEAGADAVATAKAHIDAATTILRRQQLDGPFGVRFTAEGDRMPWGNAVIGLRNPIAPPLAVQRNADGSVFADFVLGAAYEGPPGHVHGGVAALLLDHVLGESASPATSPRLTGTISVRYLRPTPLGALHIEAAVVRTEGVKTFAAGLIADADGPTVQAEGVFIRPKWARG, via the coding sequence ATGCTGGACTTCACCCTCGAGGACCTCAGCGCCGAGGACGTCGAGCGCTTGCGCACCGTCTACCGGCCGCTGACCGAGTCGGTGCGCGCGCTGATCGATGCCACCATCCGCTCGGAGGCCGGCGCCGACGCGGTGGCCACGGCCAAGGCGCACATCGACGCGGCGACGACGATCCTGCGCCGGCAACAGCTCGACGGCCCGTTCGGTGTCCGGTTCACCGCCGAGGGGGACCGGATGCCGTGGGGCAACGCGGTGATCGGGCTGCGCAACCCGATCGCGCCGCCACTGGCCGTGCAGCGCAACGCCGACGGATCGGTGTTCGCCGATTTCGTACTCGGTGCGGCGTACGAGGGCCCGCCGGGACATGTGCACGGCGGCGTGGCCGCACTGCTGCTGGATCACGTGCTCGGTGAATCGGCCAGCCCGGCCACCAGTCCCAGGCTCACCGGCACCATCAGCGTCCGCTATCTGCGGCCGACCCCACTGGGCGCGTTGCACATCGAGGCGGCGGTCGTGCGCACCGAAGGGGTCAAGACGTTCGCGGCCGGGCTGATCGCCGATGCGGACGGTCCCACGGTGCAGGCCGAGGGGGTGTTCATCCGGCCGAAGTGGGCCAGGGGCTAA
- a CDS encoding SulP family inorganic anion transporter: MSTDVTDPPASSDPPAEKAAPGLSIPWWTRGDTNAFFGLGFNILVNVLTLTGLMIGVVNVPPGDVLGTILPALGVALILGNLYYTFLARRLARRENRTDVTALPYGPSVPHMFIVVFVVMLPVYLNTKDAMAAWQAGLAWAFMIGVIVMIGAFVGPYIRKLTPRAAMLGTLAGISITFISMRPAAQMWEAAWIGLPVLAIILIGFFTDMKLPFGIPVGLAALLVGTAIGWIGGFMSAPDVGQAVSDIAIGIPDLRVDMLFSGLSHLAPLLGTAIPLGVYNFTEAMSNVESAAAAGDNYNLRSVLLADGAGAVIGSAFGSPFPPAVYIGHPGWKDAGGRAGYSLASGVVIGIFCFLGLFGVLDALLPVPAIVPILLYIGLLIGAQAFQAVPRLHAVAVVAALLPNLAQWASGLVDNALNAAGTSASAVGLDKLNGAGVVYEGLQTLGEGAVLVGLILGTMVTFILEKKFLYAALASVVGAALSFIGLIHAPEVAWAANPQVALGYLFFGIICAAYSLLPGSKDPVTVDESDIVAGH, translated from the coding sequence ATGTCCACCGACGTCACCGATCCCCCCGCCAGCTCCGATCCCCCGGCCGAGAAGGCCGCACCGGGGTTGTCCATTCCCTGGTGGACCCGAGGCGACACCAACGCGTTCTTCGGACTCGGCTTCAACATCCTGGTCAACGTCCTCACCTTGACCGGGTTGATGATCGGCGTGGTCAACGTGCCACCGGGTGACGTACTGGGCACCATCCTGCCCGCGCTTGGCGTGGCGCTGATCCTCGGCAATCTGTACTACACGTTCCTGGCCCGCCGGCTGGCCCGGCGCGAGAACCGCACAGACGTCACGGCTTTGCCGTACGGCCCGAGCGTGCCGCACATGTTCATCGTGGTGTTCGTCGTCATGCTGCCGGTGTACCTGAACACCAAGGACGCGATGGCGGCCTGGCAGGCCGGGCTGGCCTGGGCGTTCATGATCGGCGTCATCGTGATGATCGGCGCCTTCGTCGGACCGTATATTCGCAAACTGACCCCGCGTGCGGCGATGCTGGGCACTCTGGCCGGCATCTCGATCACCTTCATCTCCATGCGGCCGGCCGCCCAGATGTGGGAGGCCGCCTGGATCGGCCTGCCGGTGCTCGCGATCATCTTGATCGGGTTCTTCACCGATATGAAGCTGCCGTTCGGCATCCCGGTCGGGCTGGCCGCCCTGCTGGTCGGCACGGCCATCGGGTGGATCGGCGGGTTCATGTCGGCACCCGATGTGGGACAGGCCGTTTCGGATATCGCGATCGGCATCCCCGACCTGCGGGTGGACATGCTGTTCTCCGGACTGTCGCATCTGGCCCCGCTGTTGGGCACCGCGATACCGCTGGGCGTCTACAACTTCACCGAGGCGATGAGCAACGTGGAGAGCGCGGCCGCCGCGGGTGACAACTACAACCTGCGCAGTGTGCTGCTGGCCGACGGTGCCGGCGCGGTGATCGGTTCGGCGTTCGGCTCGCCGTTCCCACCCGCGGTGTACATCGGCCACCCCGGCTGGAAGGACGCCGGCGGCCGGGCCGGCTACTCGCTGGCCAGTGGTGTGGTCATCGGCATCTTCTGCTTCCTCGGCCTGTTCGGCGTGTTGGATGCGCTGTTGCCGGTGCCCGCGATCGTGCCGATCCTGCTCTACATCGGTCTGCTGATCGGGGCGCAGGCGTTCCAGGCGGTGCCGCGGCTGCACGCCGTCGCCGTCGTCGCCGCCCTGCTGCCCAACCTGGCGCAGTGGGCCAGCGGGCTGGTCGACAACGCGCTGAACGCGGCCGGGACCTCGGCCTCGGCGGTCGGACTGGACAAACTCAACGGCGCCGGCGTGGTCTACGAGGGCCTGCAGACCCTGGGCGAGGGCGCGGTGCTGGTCGGCCTGATCCTGGGCACCATGGTGACGTTCATCCTGGAGAAGAAGTTTCTCTATGCGGCACTCGCCTCGGTGGTCGGTGCGGCCCTGTCCTTCATCGGCCTGATCCACGCCCCCGAGGTGGCCTGGGCCGCCAATCCGCAAGTCGCCCTGGGCTATCTGTTCTTCGGGATCATCTGTGCGGCCTACTCGCTGCTGCCGGGCTCGAAGGACCCGGTCACCGTCGACGAGTCCGATATCGTCGCCGGCCATTAG
- a CDS encoding cysteine hydrolase family protein has product MSVSVPAEPSAFTLEPGRTALIVIDMQRDFLLPGGFGESLGNDVDQLLKVVPPLAALIAAAREAGILVVHTREGHVADLSDCPPAKLHRGAPSKRIGDPGKYGRILIRGEYGHDIVDELAPIDGEVVIDKPGKGAFYATELQDVLTGAGITQLLVTGVTTEVCVHTTTREANDRGYECLVVSDCVGSYFPEFQRVGLEMIKAQGGIFGWVADTAAVIPALQQLTTNAA; this is encoded by the coding sequence ATGTCTGTGTCCGTCCCCGCCGAACCGTCGGCGTTCACGCTGGAGCCGGGCCGGACGGCGTTGATCGTCATCGACATGCAGCGCGATTTCCTGCTGCCCGGGGGTTTCGGCGAGAGCCTGGGCAACGACGTGGACCAATTGCTCAAGGTGGTCCCGCCGCTGGCGGCGCTGATCGCCGCCGCCCGCGAGGCCGGAATCCTGGTCGTCCACACCAGAGAAGGTCACGTCGCCGACCTCTCGGACTGCCCGCCCGCCAAACTCCATCGCGGTGCCCCGTCGAAGCGGATCGGCGACCCGGGCAAGTACGGGCGCATCCTGATCCGCGGCGAGTACGGTCACGACATCGTCGACGAACTCGCCCCGATCGACGGGGAGGTGGTCATCGACAAGCCCGGCAAGGGCGCGTTCTACGCCACCGAACTGCAGGACGTGCTGACCGGTGCGGGCATCACCCAGCTGCTCGTCACCGGCGTCACCACGGAGGTGTGCGTGCACACCACGACGCGGGAGGCCAACGATCGCGGCTACGAATGCCTGGTCGTATCCGACTGCGTCGGTTCGTATTTCCCGGAGTTCCAGCGGGTGGGGCTGGAGATGATCAAGGCCCAGGGGGGCATTTTCGGGTGGGTCGCCGACACCGCGGCGGTCATTCCCGCGTTGCAACAACTCACCACGAACGCCGCCTGA